cgacgcacacacacccggccatccacgtgatgtaaaagaactGTTGGTGCTTTTGGTGGTGGACGGGgatcagcatgggcaccctgactggtctgtggctatgcagctccatacgcaacaaactgcgatgcactgtgtattctgacgcCTTTAGAACCAGCCTTCACTCCCCATGTGCATCAATGAGACTTGGCCGCCCATAACCCTGTCACCAGTTCagcactgttccttccttggaccacttttgatagatactgaccactgcagaccgggaacaccccataatcagtgttattcacttcacctgtcagtggtcataatgttatgcctgatcagtgtacaTACTTTTATAGTTCGCCTAAGTtgaaatatacaatatacagtGGTCAAATATAGGCCTAGATGTATAAATACCACTTCTATACATATTTCACTGTGCCTCAGTTTTCTGTGCCATGATGGATAACCCCTTTAAATCATTTTTGCCTGTATGAAGTAGAGTTCTGCAGTTATCAGTACAACAATGTTAAACAAATTGATTCTTATTCTTAGAAACAGAAAGCAGAATTATCAAATAAATTGTCCAAATTAATATGAAAACTATGGGTGTGTAGTAGACTATGAGACAAATGCACATATAAAAtatgcaacaacaaaaaaggccATTTACATATTGTAGGCTAATCCATCAACAATCAAATGAAGAGTAGCTAACCTATGAATTCGTATTATTTggattttttctttatttttttgtagcCTAATGAAATGAATAACAAAGGCTCTGGGGAAAATTTTGATTCGAAAACTGACTGAGGATAAACCTTAAATGGTTTGAAAGACACGCTTTAAACATGTCTGTAGTGATGGGGAGTCGACTCTAAAAGAGTCGATTCCTCGACTCTGAATAGCCCCAGAGTCGGGGTCGACTCCAGCACAGGAATCGACTCTCGGTGTCGTCGACTCTGTTGCTGTGTCCGGAATCGCTCACTTGTTTACTGATTCTCGAATCCATAGCCTACATAATGCATGGCAGTGAAATGTATAATGTCTATTGTTAAGTGCACTAAGCAAGGAGTGAACGAAATGAAGCGAGGAATTCGGACACTGACGAATCGCGTCAGAAAGCTGTCGCAGAAACTTTGTCACATACATTTATGTAGCTTACTTTAGAAATAGATAACAGTCATAGTGAGTTTGTAATTATACATACCTCCGTGTCAGCTTTAGTAGGCTTATTGATGGTAGCTTATATTATTGCAATAAATATAGATTTGATTTTCCATAGTTAACCGTGTTCATTAAACTAGCCTAACCATAGcctacataaaaataatttaaaaaaatcacatcaATAATAAACACTTTAATAAGTGTACATTattgtatgcatttttttatgtatagtATTAATTTTAGCATCTTTAACTCTAATGTCCAAGCACTTTTAAGACAATGATCATGTGCGTTTAGCGCCATCCCCCGACCATAATGAGAttaattcattaaagaatccctGCTTTCTCGTTTATTTAATTCTGACATAATATTCGACCACAGATGTTTTTCGTGACTTTTCTCTCGGTAAAATTAGGTATCGGCAATTAGCAATGTTGATATGCTACTCATCAAGTCATCTCTAAATTGGACTAATTTAGACAGTCTCGCTAAACGTGTGTTGTTTTAATGAGGGGATTTTAAGGCTTCGCGTCggggaaaaataaattaagtgtGTAAGGACTGCCATCTCTGCTTATTTATGACCGTTTTGATGTACAGTAAATGGAGTCGAGGAGTCGATTCCAACGACTCCAACAGTGGGAGTCGGAGTCAACTCCAAAAAACCTGGAATCGAACACCCCTATGTCTGCACATGTCTGAAGGAGCGCGCTCACGATTCTTTTGGGTATGAGAGACGTCACTATAGCAACACAAGGGGACGCGCACGCCGCGCAGAAAAGCAGACAGAGTCGCTGCTTGTTGGCTGCTGTTTCTTGCATAATTTCGACAACGCCGTGAGTGTAAACTTTACATATGTTCCGATTCATGTTTCAGTTCAATTACTCGATGGACTAATAGGGTGAGGTTCACAAATTAGCTTGCTTgcatagttttcatttttatgtcaattttcttaTATTTActgcatatactgtatattttgagAGAAAacatatgtaaataaaaacgTTTCAATACAGTTGGAACTTGGAAGCCATATTAAACCTTCTTGAAgctaattattttattgttttcacATATGTTCACAATTTTTAACTCTTTTTGAATCTCATTTTTATCTCAACCGATTGATAGAATGTTAGTAGATTAGATTATtacattcacataatgcatctacCAGCATTGGTGTGTTTAGTTCTTACTGAATGCACTCCAGAGCTTTGAAGTCATGAAACTGCTGCTTAGTAATTATTTATCATTCTTCAGCTCTACTACTGCCAAAGTTATTACAAGTTCCTTTTTATGGTGTTGATCATTCCTTACTTTGCCACTGTCTTAGGGatatatacaggcattttttaatgaaattacactggaatgttgtttatttttcagCTGCCAGGTAAAGTCTTTCAGCACTGTACAGTTCAGGACTTCATGCATGGATACCTTTTCTTTCTTCCCTGCATGTACAGAGTGGTGTCAGAGTGTTCTGTGTTGAAAACCCTGGGGAATTAGATGCTGCACTTCAGGTTACAGACTGGACTGCAGTAAGACTCGTCCTGTGATGTCACAgccatattatatttcatagtATAAAAAGACAATGCTGACAATACAGTTTATCGAACCTTTAGACaatgtatttaaaattaaaaaaagcaaaaatcaattttttgttGAGTATTttatacatcaggcttttatggctcatatgaTACAGTGAAAAATGCCATAGACTTGTGCATATCTGTCTGTGATGTTGTTCTTGTGCCCGTAGTGTCTTCACACATCATCAGTGATCTTGTCAGACAAGAAATTAATTTACAAAGCAAATGAAGTTCTGACCAACCAGCACAATGACACATACAAAGACTGCAGATGACATGCAACACACCCTCTCTCTCAGCTCCAGAAAACAACTACTGGTACACCCACATTTGCATACAAACACACTCCatactgttttataaaatggtGCACAGTCATCCACCTACACTGTCTGTTCACCTGCAGGAACAATTAAACTCTGAACAGCAAGAAGTTAATGCCATTACGCAGCCACTGCTGGAGACTGAGGCTGTATTCATAAAGGTAATATTTTAAGTGACCTTTCAACCttgatttttttccatttacttcagaatcatttgtgtttgtgtgtgttggtACAGAATCTGGATCACTACCTCACTCAAAGAGACACACTGGAATTGAGGAAAAGTAAATTGCTCTATAAGCGCTGGACACAGAGTGTGTGGCTGCCGATACAGAGGAGTATGGAGCAACACTTTACACAGCATGGCTACAGTGAGACACAGAAGATGAGGAGCATGCATGCACACTACATCAACTACTGTAATGCTAAGGTATACGCTTATGGCTTGTTTCCACGATACAGTTCGGTATGCAGTTAATTCTGTTTTCATTGTCAgaagttgtgaatggtaccaAAATACCATATAGtaccacttttttgggacccttTTGTTGGGATACCTTGCACAATCATACTAATAGTTCCGGTACCAAAAGGGTAGAGCTACACTTACTGCAGAAtgttgattggttgacagacAATTGTCACTTGCACATGCTTAGGGGAGCGGTGTTGCCAAATCTGCAGTTTTCATGTGGAATCGGGCTACTTTTAAACCGTTGCCGtgtgttgtttttcatgttcgcagccccaaataacatgatatatAGCCCCGGGAATACAAATTTTATCATGGGAGCCCCACCATAAACGTGGATTTTACCCCCGGAACGTGATTTTAATGTGGGACTGCTGTATATCTTCAATTGttgtttactgtcactttctTCTTTATGCGAGAATGACTTCGATTGCTACTTTCTGCCATACACCACGCCTATCAAAAAAGGGTACTGTTGGTAGTGGAAACTTGAACCGGATCAGGGTTTACCATCCCGAAtcatactgtactgtactgaacTGAACTGTACCGCTCAGTAGAAATGAGCCATTAAACAGTTACAGAATAACAGTATATGCTCTTAcataaattagcataacaatgCACTTTAAGATGCACTCTGTAAGTTATAATAGCCATTTCAGCAGTCACATTACAGTACCCTTTCATAGTAATCCTTAATCAGGGGAATTTAAAATTTTACCTTTTAAAGGTAAAACAGAAATGCAGTTAACAAAATGAATCAATGATGTCAATGATGCTACTGTTTTagtagaaaaagaaaataaatactgtttttttctctctattttATCGTTGAAGGCCAGATATGTTatgctaataaaaaaaaactttaaaaaaaggtaatttaatacttaaaaaaaaagatttaaaaccTAAATGATGACACTTTCTCTTTGTTGTCttttaaaattagtttttaaaattacaacaaaaaa
Above is a window of Megalobrama amblycephala isolate DHTTF-2021 linkage group LG11, ASM1881202v1, whole genome shotgun sequence DNA encoding:
- the fam228a gene encoding protein FAM228A — encoded protein: MTHTKTADDMQHTLSLSSRKQLLEQLNSEQQEVNAITQPLLETEAVFIKNLDHYLTQRDTLELRKSKLLYKRWTQSVWLPIQRSMEQHFTQHGYSETQKMRSMHAHYINYCNAKGFVFLESYDPLEYNPFLHHFNTRYRKVSRIIFFFVNSYTTKQNAL